A window from Streptomyces sp. NBC_00335 encodes these proteins:
- a CDS encoding S28 family serine protease, whose protein sequence is MRKKLGWLLSLAVLIGTAGAAGTTAQAATAAEPSAVTDATATDATAATEDIKDRILAIPGMTLIEEKPYTGYRFFVLNYEQPVDHRAPWKGTFKQRLTLLHKDVTRPTVFFTSGYNVNTNPRRSEPTTIIDGNQVSMEYRFFTPSRPDPANWANLDIWQAASDQHRIFTALKKVYKKNWLSTGGSKGGMTATYFERFYPRDMDGVVAYVAPNDVVNKEDSAYDRFFAKVGTKECRDKLNAVQREALVRREPLEAKYAVAAAENGWTFTTVGNLDKAFEAVVLDYTWAFWQYSLLADCATIPAAATASDQEIWDTIDAISGFSAYADQGLETYTPYYYQAGTQLGSPDIKQSHLDGLSRYGYQPPRNFVPRDIPMTFQPAAMRDVDTWVKNNANQMLFVYGQNDPWGAEPFHLGYGARDSYVMTAPGANHGANVSKLMEAEKALATEKILKWAGVAPATAPTGAAKVAPLAKPDATLDQRDIEREPMLRP, encoded by the coding sequence ATGCGCAAGAAGCTCGGATGGCTGCTGTCGCTCGCGGTGCTGATCGGCACCGCGGGTGCGGCCGGCACCACGGCGCAAGCGGCCACCGCCGCGGAACCGTCCGCCGTCACGGATGCCACCGCCACGGATGCCACGGCAGCCACGGAAGACATCAAGGACCGGATCCTCGCGATCCCGGGGATGACCCTGATCGAGGAGAAGCCGTACACCGGTTACCGCTTCTTCGTACTGAACTACGAGCAGCCGGTCGATCACCGCGCGCCGTGGAAGGGCACCTTCAAGCAGCGCCTGACCCTGCTGCACAAGGACGTCACACGGCCCACGGTGTTCTTCACCTCCGGCTACAACGTCAACACCAACCCGCGCCGCAGTGAGCCGACGACCATAATCGACGGCAACCAGGTGTCGATGGAGTACCGGTTCTTCACCCCGTCCCGGCCCGACCCGGCCAACTGGGCGAACCTCGACATCTGGCAGGCCGCCAGTGACCAGCACCGGATCTTCACCGCGCTGAAGAAGGTCTACAAGAAGAACTGGCTGTCCACGGGCGGCAGCAAGGGCGGCATGACCGCCACCTACTTCGAGCGCTTCTACCCGCGCGACATGGACGGCGTCGTCGCGTACGTCGCGCCCAACGACGTGGTGAACAAGGAGGACTCGGCCTACGACCGGTTCTTCGCCAAGGTCGGCACCAAGGAGTGCCGCGACAAGCTGAACGCGGTGCAGCGCGAGGCGCTCGTGCGCCGCGAGCCGCTGGAGGCCAAGTACGCGGTCGCCGCCGCCGAGAACGGCTGGACCTTCACCACCGTCGGCAACCTCGACAAGGCCTTCGAGGCCGTCGTCCTCGACTACACGTGGGCCTTCTGGCAGTACAGCCTGCTCGCCGACTGCGCCACGATCCCGGCCGCCGCCACCGCGTCCGACCAGGAGATCTGGGACACGATCGACGCGATCTCCGGCTTCTCGGCCTACGCCGACCAGGGCCTGGAGACGTACACCCCGTACTACTACCAGGCGGGCACCCAGCTCGGTTCCCCCGACATCAAGCAGTCCCACCTGGACGGCCTGAGCCGCTACGGCTACCAGCCGCCGCGCAACTTCGTGCCCCGCGACATCCCGATGACCTTCCAGCCCGCGGCGATGCGGGACGTGGACACCTGGGTGAAGAACAACGCCAACCAGATGCTCTTCGTCTACGGGCAGAACGACCCGTGGGGTGCCGAACCGTTCCACCTCGGTTACGGGGCCCGCGACAGCTACGTGATGACCGCTCCGGGCGCCAACCACGGGGCCAACGTCTCCAAGCTCATGGAGGCCGAGAAGGCGCTGGCCACCGAGAAGATCCTCAAGTGGGCCGGAGTCGCCCCGGCGACCGCGCCCACCGGCGCGGCGAAGGTCGCGCCGCTGGCGAAGCCGGACGCGACGCTCGACCAGCGCGACATCGAGCGTGAGCCGATGCTGCGCCCGTAG
- a CDS encoding glycoside hydrolase family 3 protein, with amino-acid sequence MPNHASRRTLLTVAAVAAVTAAGAASAAVGPDRDPGGPAPDDPRPGDRAPGHTPAPRVRPRETMARMSLAELVGQLFVSRAYGHSATEPDPEDAALNQQHFGVRTPAELVARHHLGGIVYFGWAHNTRSPRQVAELSAGLQRAATAPANGAAGIPLLLSIDQEHGAVARVGRPATLLPGAMALGALALGTGGSTAEARRAARIAGAELAAMGIRHNYAPVADVNVDPANPVIGVRSFGADPQAVAALVAAQVRGYQGAGVAATAKHFPGHGDTGTDSHVGLPLMTHTRARWEELDEPPFRAAVEAGVDVVMTAHIVFPALDPSGDPATLSRPIVTGILRERLGFRGVVVTDALDMAGVRQKYGDDRVPVLALKAGCDQLLNPPDLGLAVRSVLAAVESGELTRARIEESVLRILELKARRGLFEAAAQEGDAARAMDAVDAAVGIPAHLAAAGEIADRTTTLLANPVGLLPLDPADRPLLLVTGTDPVSPTGTTGPPTAVLARELSALGCRATALPPARAVAAAPGNAAVLVCTYNVPVGESPQRELVTRLLATGVPVVLVAIRNPYDPARLPACAAELATYTWTDVELRAAARVVTGTVRPRGRLPVPVPGRYPLGHGLAYG; translated from the coding sequence CCGCCGCGGTGGGCCCCGACCGGGACCCCGGCGGCCCGGCCCCCGACGACCCCCGGCCCGGCGACCGAGCGCCGGGGCACACCCCGGCCCCCCGGGTGCGGCCGCGCGAGACGATGGCGCGGATGAGCCTGGCCGAACTGGTCGGGCAGCTCTTCGTATCGCGGGCGTACGGGCACTCGGCCACCGAGCCCGACCCCGAGGACGCCGCGCTCAACCAGCAGCATTTCGGGGTGCGCACCCCCGCCGAGCTGGTCGCCCGCCACCACCTCGGCGGGATCGTCTACTTCGGCTGGGCGCACAACACCCGCTCCCCGCGCCAGGTCGCCGAGCTGTCGGCCGGGCTCCAGCGGGCGGCCACGGCCCCCGCGAACGGAGCCGCGGGCATCCCGCTGCTGCTCTCCATCGACCAGGAGCACGGCGCCGTCGCCCGCGTGGGCCGGCCCGCGACCCTGCTCCCGGGGGCCATGGCGCTGGGAGCCCTGGCCCTGGGGACCGGCGGTTCCACCGCCGAGGCCCGCCGGGCCGCGCGCATCGCGGGCGCCGAGCTGGCGGCCATGGGCATCCGGCACAACTACGCCCCGGTGGCCGACGTGAACGTCGACCCCGCCAACCCCGTCATCGGCGTACGGTCCTTCGGCGCCGACCCGCAGGCCGTGGCGGCCCTGGTCGCCGCCCAGGTCCGCGGCTACCAGGGCGCCGGGGTGGCCGCCACGGCGAAGCACTTCCCGGGGCACGGGGACACCGGGACCGACAGCCACGTCGGGCTGCCGCTGATGACCCACACCCGCGCGCGGTGGGAGGAGCTGGACGAGCCGCCGTTCCGGGCGGCCGTGGAGGCCGGCGTGGACGTGGTGATGACCGCGCACATCGTCTTCCCCGCGCTCGACCCCTCGGGCGATCCGGCGACCCTCTCGCGGCCCATCGTCACCGGGATCCTGCGCGAACGCCTGGGCTTCCGCGGAGTGGTGGTCACCGACGCCCTCGACATGGCCGGGGTCCGCCAGAAGTACGGGGACGACCGGGTCCCGGTGCTGGCCCTGAAAGCGGGCTGCGACCAGCTGCTGAACCCGCCGGACCTGGGGCTGGCCGTGCGCAGCGTGCTGGCGGCCGTGGAGTCGGGCGAGCTGACGCGGGCCCGGATCGAGGAGTCGGTGCTGCGGATCCTGGAACTGAAGGCCCGCCGGGGCCTGTTCGAAGCGGCCGCGCAGGAGGGCGACGCGGCGCGGGCGATGGACGCGGTGGACGCGGCCGTCGGCATCCCGGCGCACCTGGCGGCCGCCGGGGAGATCGCGGACCGCACGACGACCCTGCTGGCCAATCCGGTGGGACTGCTGCCACTGGATCCGGCGGACCGGCCACTGCTCCTGGTCACCGGGACCGACCCGGTCTCCCCCACGGGTACGACCGGACCCCCTACCGCGGTACTGGCCCGGGAGCTGTCCGCGCTGGGCTGCCGGGCGACGGCCCTGCCGCCCGCCCGCGCGGTGGCGGCCGCGCCCGGCAACGCCGCCGTGCTCGTGTGCACGTACAACGTCCCCGTCGGCGAGAGCCCGCAGCGCGAGCTGGTCACCCGGCTGCTGGCCACCGGGGTGCCGGTGGTCCTGGTGGCGATCCGCAACCCCTACGACCCGGCCCGGCTGCCGGCCTGCGCGGCCGAACTGGCCACCTACACCTGGACGGACGTGGAGCTGCGGGCGGCGGCCCGGGTGGTCACCGGGACCGTACGCCCCAGGGGGCGCCTGCCGGTCCCGGTGCCGGGCCGCTACCCGCTGGGCCACGGGCTGGCGTACGGGTGA
- a CDS encoding aldehyde dehydrogenase family protein, with protein MHSYEVWVNGVEEPGTRWIYWPRVGRLLREPYEVLGLKARLERGEDLPYDDRLLAGRVAMSTPEQGLRALAAARAARPGWAAIPLADRLELLHGVHRAVVERREELTGLLVAEGHPVRLAAWELDSVAASFHPDSVADFAGRLREPERTAAGRRTRMVRKPDGVVCLSPPRNAPTSNSFYGALALAAGNSLIVNAPPTAPLGVGFVYREIVAPLLQRLGAPPGTLNVLCTHARAVVRQWLDSPDCDDLVFFGGSEQGLKLERECVAAGKKPVLELSGNDGVLVWHDAEADLAARALCERYYGSGQICMTPKFAIVHPEVADRLLKELVEQVGQIRPGPPEDPRTVLSPVVKRAEFTEVLGEVLAAGGELLCGGEFVDVDDEPSASGPFIRPAVVRVDGLAQAARLRAFREETFFPLLCVVVPEAPFRLEEAIAFLNANRYGLRNSLWTQDERVVERFCEEVVNGGMLKVNDSHIGCLPGIPYNGGTGATGGIFGEANLPAVRTTHLQSIAVATLVRPRESVFDHGAAYGAGPTP; from the coding sequence ATGCACTCTTACGAGGTATGGGTCAACGGCGTCGAGGAGCCGGGCACCCGATGGATCTACTGGCCGCGGGTGGGCCGTCTCCTGCGCGAGCCGTACGAGGTGCTCGGGCTCAAGGCCAGGCTGGAGCGCGGCGAGGACCTGCCGTACGACGACCGGCTGCTGGCGGGGCGCGTGGCCATGTCCACCCCCGAGCAGGGGCTGCGCGCCCTGGCCGCCGCCCGCGCCGCCCGGCCGGGGTGGGCGGCGATCCCGCTCGCGGACCGGCTGGAGCTGCTGCACGGCGTCCACCGGGCCGTCGTGGAGCGGCGCGAGGAGCTGACCGGCCTGCTGGTCGCCGAGGGTCACCCCGTACGGCTGGCCGCCTGGGAGCTGGACTCCGTGGCCGCCTCCTTCCACCCGGACTCCGTCGCCGACTTCGCCGGGCGGCTGCGGGAGCCCGAGCGCACCGCGGCCGGCCGGCGCACCCGCATGGTGCGCAAGCCGGACGGGGTGGTGTGCCTGAGCCCGCCGCGCAACGCCCCGACCTCCAACTCCTTCTACGGGGCGCTGGCGCTCGCCGCCGGCAACAGCCTGATCGTCAACGCGCCGCCCACCGCCCCGCTGGGCGTCGGCTTCGTCTACCGGGAGATCGTGGCCCCGCTCCTGCAACGGCTCGGCGCCCCGCCCGGCACCCTGAACGTGCTCTGCACCCACGCCCGCGCCGTGGTGCGCCAGTGGCTGGACAGCCCCGACTGCGACGACCTGGTCTTCTTCGGCGGCTCCGAGCAGGGGCTCAAGCTGGAGCGGGAGTGCGTGGCCGCGGGGAAGAAGCCCGTACTCGAACTGTCGGGCAACGACGGGGTGCTGGTGTGGCACGACGCCGAGGCCGATCTCGCCGCGCGGGCCCTGTGCGAGCGGTACTACGGCTCCGGGCAGATCTGCATGACCCCGAAGTTCGCCATCGTCCACCCCGAGGTGGCCGACCGGCTGCTGAAGGAACTGGTGGAGCAGGTGGGGCAGATCCGGCCCGGACCGCCGGAGGATCCGCGCACGGTGCTGAGTCCGGTGGTCAAGCGGGCGGAGTTCACCGAGGTGCTCGGCGAGGTGCTGGCGGCCGGCGGGGAGCTTCTGTGCGGCGGGGAGTTCGTGGACGTGGACGACGAGCCCTCGGCGTCGGGACCCTTCATCCGCCCGGCGGTCGTCCGGGTGGACGGGCTGGCCCAGGCGGCCCGGCTGCGCGCCTTCCGCGAGGAGACCTTCTTCCCGCTGCTGTGCGTGGTCGTGCCCGAGGCGCCGTTCCGGCTGGAGGAGGCCATCGCCTTCCTCAACGCCAACCGCTACGGCCTGCGCAACTCCCTGTGGACCCAGGACGAGCGGGTCGTCGAGCGGTTCTGCGAGGAGGTGGTCAACGGCGGCATGCTCAAGGTCAACGACTCGCACATCGGCTGCCTGCCGGGGATCCCGTACAACGGCGGCACGGGAGCGACGGGCGGGATCTTCGGCGAGGCCAACCTGCCCGCCGTGCGCACCACCCACCTCCAGTCGATCGCCGTCGCCACCCTGGTCCGGCCGCGCGAGTCGGTCTTCGACCACGGTGCGGCGTACGGGGCAGGCCCTACGCCATGA